The Alosa sapidissima isolate fAloSap1 chromosome 5, fAloSap1.pri, whole genome shotgun sequence genome has a window encoding:
- the LOC121709692 gene encoding protein sprouty homolog 3: protein MDPALLRMDGTDDIQQVLSIDQIRCIRANNDYVERPVALELASQSGIFYAHDDRHHQHLHHHRHHPHPVQPLSSSAPPPAQIPRSQSGQQQQQQPPLHRAHLSRSSTVSSSMSRGSAASDTRLLAGLTPSHSSGLASVSGSMAVVSTQPKGDQGIKKASEALGKGGGLSGEDHLGLHLFICERCGRCKCGECVAPRVLPSCWACGQRCLCSAESAVEYGTCLCCVKGLFYHCSAEDDEDNCADRPCACTPARACARWGTMALLVPFLPCLCCYPPAKLCLALCQRGYDRATRPGCRCRNTNTVCRKISSAAAAATNQPPSFQKSLEKPV, encoded by the coding sequence ATGGATCCAGCTCTGCTCCGAATGGACGGCACCGATGACATCCAACAGGTGTTGTCCATTGACCAGATCCGCTGCATCCGGGCCAACAATGACTATGTGGAGCGCCCAGTGGCTCTGGAGCTCGCCTCGCAGTCCGGAATCTTCTACGCCCACGATGACCGCCACCACcaacacctccaccaccaccgtcATCACCCCCACCCTGTCCAGCCTCTGTCCTCCTCCGCTCCCCCACCCGCTCAGATCCCCCGCAGCCAGAgtggacagcagcagcagcagcagccgccgcTGCACCGGGCTCACCTGAGCCGCTCCAGCACGGTCAGCAGCTCCATGTCGCGGGGCAGCGCCGCGTCCGACACCAGACTCCTGGCGGGCCTCACGCCCTCCCACTCCTCTGGCCTGGCCTCCGTCTCGGGCTCCATGGCCGTGGTGTCCACCCAGCCCAAGGGCGATCAGGGCATCAAGAAGGCGTCAGAGGCACTGGGCAAGGGCGGCGGCCTGTCCGGCGAGGACCACCTGGGCCTGCACCTCTTCATCTGCGAGCGATGCGGCCGGTGCAAGTGTGGCGAGTGTGTGGCGCCACGCGTGCTGCCCTCGTGCTGGGCCTGCGGCCAGCGCTGCCTGTGCTCGGCCGAGAGCGCGGTGGAGTACGGCACGTGCCTGTGCTGTGTTAAGGGCCTCTTCTACCACTGCTCGGCCGAGGACGACGAGGACAACTGCGCTGACCGGCCCTGCGCCTGCACGCCGGCGCGTGCCTGTGCCCGCTGGGGCACCATGGCGCTACTCGTGCCCTTCCTGCCCTGCCTCTGCTGCTACCCGCCCGCCAAGCTGTGCCTTGCCCTGTGCCAGCGCGGCTATGACCGCGCCACTCGGCCTGGCTGCCGCTGCCGGAACACCAACACCGTCTGTCGCAAGATCTCGTCAGCCGCGGCCGCCGCCACCAATCAGCCGCCGTCGTTCCAAAAGTCCCTGGAAAAGCCAGTATGA